In the genome of Cyclopterus lumpus isolate fCycLum1 chromosome 19, fCycLum1.pri, whole genome shotgun sequence, one region contains:
- the foxl3 gene encoding forkhead box L3 → MFDNSNYPFNCFNYDGDGYPSSSTDEEKKMCRPAYSYIALIAMAIQQSPEQRVTLSGIYEFIMKRFPYYRSNQRAWQNSIRHNLSLNSCFIKVPRTEGNEKGKGNYWTFASGCESMLDLFENGNFRRRRRRRNMKIGFRDSKETPFHPLESHSNQHVPAARRPEPDSTVCPLNPERPRPGPPPNHLIPNPTQHGKPESEIKFSIDYILSTPDPPLSGYRSSHGPVHIGPTGPPIHVLESQHLNLHFWTL, encoded by the exons ATGTTCGATAACTCTAACTACCCCTTCAACTGTTTTAATTACGATGGAGACGGATATCCCTCCTCCAGCACAGACGAAGAGAAGAAAATGTGTCGACCCGCATACAG ctacATAGCTCTGATAGCCATGGCCATCCAGCAGAGTCCCGAGCAGCGGGTCACTCTGTCGGGCATCTACGAGTTCATCATGAAGAGGTTTCCTTACTACCGCTCCAACCAGAGAGCCTGGCAGAACTCCATCAGGCACAACCTGTCTCTCAACAGCTGCTTCATCAag GTTCCTCGTACAGAGGGCAATGAGAAAGGAAAGGGAAACTACTGGACCTTCGCCAGTGGCTGTGAGTCGATGCTCGACCTGTTTGAAAACGGCAACTTTCGGCGGCGCCGGCGCAGGAGGAACATGAAGATCGGCTTTCGGGATTCAAAAGAAACCCCTTTCCACCCGTTGGAAAGCCACAGCAATCAGCACGTCCCCGCAGCTCGGCGCCCCGAACCCGACTCCACTGTCTGCCCTTTGAACCCTGAGAGGCCGAGGCCAGGCCCCCCGCCAAACCACCTCATCCCAAACCCCACCCAGCATGGGAAACCAGAGTCAGAGATCAAATTTAGCATTGACTACATCCTATCCACTCCGGATCCGCCCCTGTCCGGGTATAGATCCTCCCACGGCCCCGTTCACATAGGGCCAACAGGGCCTCCCATACATGTCCTGGAGTCCCAACACCTGAACCTGCACTTCTGGACTCTgtaa